One genomic segment of Streptomyces sp. TLI_146 includes these proteins:
- a CDS encoding aromatase/cyclase, translating into MTTREVEHEITIDAPAAAVYRLLAEVTNWPRIFPPTIYVDQVGEHDNHERIRIWATANGEAKNWTSHRELDPEGLRITFRQEVTTPPVAAMGGTWIIETLGENSSRVRLLHDYRAIDDDPKGLAWIDEAVDKNSRSELAALKQNVELAHATEEVTFSFTDTVIVQGSPKDLFDFINEANLWSERLPHVAVVRLTEDTPGLQTLEMDTRAKDGSVHTTKSYRVTFPNHKIAYKQITLPALMSLHTGIWTFEETPEGTAASSQHTVTLNTDNIAKILGPEATVADAREYVHTALSTNSTATLNHAKTYAESKG; encoded by the coding sequence GGTCGAGCACGAGATCACCATCGACGCCCCCGCCGCCGCGGTGTACCGGCTGCTGGCGGAGGTGACCAACTGGCCGCGGATCTTCCCGCCCACGATCTACGTGGACCAGGTCGGTGAGCACGACAACCACGAGCGCATCCGGATCTGGGCCACCGCCAACGGCGAGGCCAAGAACTGGACCTCGCACCGCGAGCTGGACCCCGAGGGCCTGCGCATCACCTTCCGCCAGGAGGTCACCACGCCTCCGGTCGCGGCGATGGGCGGCACCTGGATCATCGAGACCCTGGGCGAGAACTCCTCGCGCGTGCGGCTGCTGCACGACTACCGGGCGATCGACGACGACCCCAAGGGCCTGGCCTGGATCGACGAGGCGGTCGACAAGAACAGCCGCTCGGAGCTGGCCGCGCTCAAGCAGAACGTCGAACTGGCCCACGCGACCGAGGAGGTGACGTTCTCGTTCACCGACACCGTCATCGTCCAGGGCTCGCCGAAGGACCTGTTCGACTTCATCAACGAGGCGAACCTGTGGTCCGAGCGGCTGCCGCACGTGGCCGTGGTCCGGCTGACCGAGGACACCCCCGGGCTCCAGACCCTGGAGATGGACACCCGCGCCAAGGACGGCTCGGTGCACACCACCAAGTCGTACCGGGTGACCTTCCCCAACCACAAGATCGCGTACAAGCAGATCACGCTGCCCGCGCTGATGAGCCTGCACACCGGGATCTGGACGTTCGAGGAGACGCCGGAGGGCACGGCCGCCTCCTCGCAGCACACCGTCACGCTCAACACGGACAACATCGCGAAGATCCTCGGCCCCGAGGCCACCGTCGCGGACGCCCGTGAGTACGTGCACACCGCGCTGTCCACCAACAGCACGGCCACGCTCAACCACGCCAAGACGTACGCCGAGTCGAAGGGCTGA
- a CDS encoding FAD-dependent monooxygenase, with amino-acid sequence MTTTDRLDTQVIVVGAGPVGLLLAGELRLGGADVVVLEQRATPTTESRASTLHARTMELLDSRGLLDVFGTPPNEPRGHFGGIPMDLTLPSPYPGQWKMPQTRTEALLQEWALSLGVDIRRGHELREVSDRGDFVEATAAGPQGTVVVRGGFLVGCDGEDSTVRRLTGAEFPGNDAGRELLRADVAGVTIPNRRFERLPAGLAIAATRDGVTRVMVHEFGSKAEPRTGDPEFGEIAAVWKRVTGEDISGGTPLWANSFGDANRQLTQYRSGRILFAGDAAHRQMPIGGQALNLGLQDAFNLGWKLALHLGGSAPEGLLDTYHTERHEVGRRVLSNIRAQAMLLLGDLEVEPLRSVLTELLTHDDVRAHLAGMISGLDIRYDVGGPEHPLLGARLPDAGLTTGEGPVNTAQLLRTARGVLLDLSGGGAALPDTSGWADRVTVLPAAPEKDGALDGVGAVLVRPDGHVVWAGAPDTDGTGLREALERWFGPSH; translated from the coding sequence ATGACCACCACGGACCGCCTCGACACCCAGGTCATCGTCGTCGGCGCCGGCCCCGTCGGGCTTCTGCTCGCCGGTGAGCTGCGTCTTGGCGGAGCCGACGTGGTCGTACTGGAACAACGGGCCACGCCCACCACGGAGTCGAGGGCCTCCACGCTGCACGCCCGCACCATGGAGCTCCTCGACAGCCGTGGGCTGCTCGACGTCTTCGGGACGCCGCCGAACGAGCCGCGCGGCCACTTCGGCGGCATCCCGATGGACCTCACACTGCCCAGCCCCTACCCCGGGCAGTGGAAGATGCCCCAGACCCGGACCGAGGCCCTGCTCCAGGAGTGGGCGCTCTCGCTGGGCGTGGACATCCGGCGCGGGCACGAGCTGCGCGAGGTGTCCGACCGGGGCGACTTCGTCGAGGCGACGGCGGCCGGGCCCCAGGGCACGGTCGTGGTGCGCGGTGGCTTCCTCGTCGGGTGCGACGGCGAGGACTCCACCGTGCGCCGCCTCACCGGGGCCGAGTTCCCCGGCAACGACGCCGGCCGCGAGCTGCTGCGCGCGGACGTGGCCGGGGTCACCATCCCCAACCGCCGCTTCGAGCGGCTGCCCGCCGGGCTCGCCATCGCGGCGACCCGCGACGGGGTCACCCGGGTGATGGTGCACGAGTTCGGCTCCAAGGCCGAACCGCGCACCGGCGACCCGGAGTTCGGCGAGATCGCGGCGGTCTGGAAGCGCGTCACCGGCGAGGACATCAGCGGCGGCACCCCGCTCTGGGCCAACTCCTTCGGCGACGCCAACCGCCAGCTCACCCAGTACCGCAGCGGCCGGATCCTGTTCGCCGGGGACGCCGCCCACCGCCAGATGCCGATCGGCGGCCAGGCCCTCAACCTCGGCCTCCAGGACGCCTTCAACCTGGGCTGGAAGCTGGCCCTGCACCTCGGCGGTTCGGCCCCCGAGGGCCTGCTCGACACCTACCACACCGAACGCCACGAGGTCGGCCGGCGGGTCCTGTCCAACATCAGGGCGCAGGCCATGCTGCTGCTCGGCGATCTTGAGGTCGAGCCGCTGCGCTCGGTGCTCACCGAGCTCCTCACCCACGACGACGTCCGGGCGCACCTCGCCGGGATGATCAGCGGTCTCGACATCCGCTACGACGTCGGCGGCCCCGAGCACCCGCTGCTCGGCGCCCGGCTGCCGGACGCGGGCCTGACCACCGGCGAAGGCCCGGTGAACACGGCCCAGTTGCTGCGCACCGCACGCGGTGTGCTCCTCGATCTGTCCGGCGGCGGTGCGGCGCTGCCGGACACCTCCGGCTGGGCTGACCGGGTCACCGTGCTGCCGGCCGCGCCGGAGAAGGACGGCGCCCTCGACGGCGTGGGCGCCGTCCTGGTGCGGCCCGACGGGCACGTGGTCTGGGCGGGCGCGCCGGACACCGACGGCACCGGGCTGCGGGAGGCCCTGGAGCGCTGGTTCGGCCCCTCCCACTGA
- a CDS encoding FAD-dependent monooxygenase — protein MEGTAVDTDVIIVGAGPTGLMLAAELRLGGARVVVVERLAKPTGQSRGLGFTARAMEIFDQRGLLPRFGQGETLEISPMGHFGGVQFDYTVLEGGHFGARGIPQYKTEAVLEEWAAELGVDIRRGWEFLELTDGFLDGDDVEITVQTPNAVRKLRASYLVGADGGRSVVREAAGFDFPGTSATRAMFLADVTGCELRPRFLGERLDNGMVMAAPLAPGVDRIIVCPDDAPARPSGESVSFEEVAAAWQSITGEDISHGGAEWVSFFSDATRQASEYRRGRVLLVGDAAHIHLPAGGQGLSTGVQDAANLGWKLAAEIAGTAPEGLLDTYHGERHPVGARLLMNTRAQGMVFLGGPEADPLRQLFGELIQYDDVKRHLAGIVSGLDIRYELGDGHPLVGRRIAPRTLVLADGETSTTALLHPARGVLLDLGDSSSVRGAAAGWQGRVDVVTASAKPVDGGTDPLAGAGAVLVRPDGYVAWAGDDVSALEAALGQWFGPARP, from the coding sequence ATGGAGGGGACAGCCGTGGACACCGATGTCATCATCGTCGGCGCGGGTCCGACCGGTCTCATGCTCGCCGCCGAGCTGCGGCTCGGCGGGGCGCGGGTCGTCGTCGTCGAGCGGCTGGCGAAGCCCACCGGGCAGTCCCGCGGCCTGGGCTTCACGGCCCGCGCCATGGAGATCTTCGACCAGCGCGGACTGCTGCCCCGCTTCGGGCAGGGCGAGACGCTGGAGATCAGCCCGATGGGCCACTTCGGCGGGGTGCAGTTCGACTACACCGTCCTGGAGGGCGGGCACTTCGGGGCGCGCGGCATCCCGCAGTACAAGACCGAGGCGGTCCTGGAGGAGTGGGCGGCCGAGCTGGGCGTCGACATCCGGCGCGGCTGGGAGTTCCTGGAGCTGACCGACGGCTTCCTGGACGGCGACGACGTCGAGATCACCGTCCAGACGCCGAACGCGGTACGCAAGCTGCGCGCCTCCTACCTGGTGGGCGCCGACGGCGGCCGCAGCGTGGTGCGCGAGGCCGCCGGGTTCGACTTCCCGGGCACCTCCGCGACCCGGGCGATGTTCCTCGCCGACGTCACCGGCTGCGAGCTGCGCCCGCGCTTCCTGGGGGAGCGGCTCGACAACGGCATGGTGATGGCGGCCCCGCTCGCCCCGGGCGTGGACCGGATCATCGTCTGCCCCGACGACGCGCCCGCCCGCCCCAGCGGCGAGTCGGTCTCCTTCGAGGAGGTCGCCGCCGCCTGGCAGTCGATCACCGGTGAGGACATCTCGCACGGCGGCGCCGAGTGGGTCAGCTTCTTCAGCGACGCCACCCGCCAGGCCTCCGAGTACCGGCGCGGCCGGGTCCTCCTGGTCGGCGACGCCGCCCACATCCACCTCCCGGCCGGCGGCCAGGGCCTGAGCACCGGCGTCCAGGACGCGGCCAACCTCGGCTGGAAGCTGGCCGCGGAGATCGCCGGGACCGCGCCCGAGGGGCTGCTCGACACGTACCACGGCGAGCGGCACCCGGTGGGTGCGCGGCTGCTGATGAACACCCGCGCCCAGGGCATGGTCTTCCTCGGCGGGCCCGAGGCCGACCCGCTGCGCCAGCTCTTCGGCGAGCTCATCCAGTACGACGACGTCAAGCGCCACCTCGCCGGGATCGTCAGCGGTCTGGACATCCGGTACGAGCTGGGTGACGGGCACCCGTTGGTGGGGCGCCGGATCGCTCCGCGCACCCTGGTCCTGGCGGACGGCGAGACCAGCACGACGGCGTTGCTGCACCCGGCTCGTGGGGTGCTGCTCGATCTGGGCGACTCCTCGTCCGTACGGGGCGCCGCCGCCGGGTGGCAGGGGCGGGTCGATGTCGTCACCGCCTCGGCCAAGCCGGTGGACGGCGGCACCGATCCGCTCGCGGGTGCGGGTGCCGTGCTCGTTCGGCCCGATGGATATGTCGCCTGGGCCGGGGACGACGTCTCGGCCCTGGAGGCCGCCCTCGGGCAGTGGTTCGGTCCGGCGAGGCCGTGA
- a CDS encoding alpha/beta fold hydrolase, whose translation MESTLAPAAVSQGVRRITLDAGGVTLSALLCEPEGTPRATVVAVHGGGMSAGYFDGQAHPELSLLTLGARLGYTVLAVDRPGYGQSAAQLPDGLTVAEQTDVLRAGIDDFTAKYPTGAGILLVAHSFGGKLALSAAAHCTGDGLLGLDISGCGHRYAVTPGVLRKGLKHIARHWGPLRLYPPNTFRSSGSLVAPMPEREASELPRWPELFAALAPRVRIPVRLTFAEHEGWWLHGDKDLADLAAQLTAAPRIVVDRQPDAGHNISLGWAARSYHLRTLAFLEDCITRAGRDA comes from the coding sequence ATGGAAAGCACGCTCGCACCGGCGGCCGTTTCGCAGGGTGTTCGCAGGATCACCCTGGACGCGGGCGGTGTCACCCTGTCCGCGCTGCTGTGCGAGCCGGAAGGCACCCCCCGCGCGACCGTCGTCGCCGTGCACGGCGGCGGCATGAGCGCCGGGTACTTCGACGGCCAGGCCCACCCCGAGCTGTCCCTGCTGACGCTGGGCGCCCGGCTCGGCTACACCGTCCTGGCCGTCGACCGGCCCGGCTACGGGCAGTCCGCCGCCCAGCTACCCGACGGCCTCACCGTCGCCGAGCAGACCGACGTCCTGCGCGCCGGGATCGACGACTTCACCGCCAAGTACCCGACGGGAGCGGGCATCCTGCTCGTCGCGCACTCCTTCGGCGGCAAGCTCGCCCTGTCGGCTGCCGCCCACTGCACCGGCGACGGCCTCCTCGGCCTCGACATCTCCGGCTGCGGCCACCGCTACGCCGTCACCCCGGGCGTGCTCCGCAAGGGGCTCAAGCACATCGCCCGGCACTGGGGGCCGCTGCGGCTGTACCCGCCGAACACGTTCCGCAGCAGCGGCTCCCTGGTGGCGCCGATGCCGGAGCGCGAGGCGAGCGAACTGCCGCGCTGGCCCGAGCTGTTCGCGGCCCTCGCGCCGCGCGTCCGCATCCCCGTCCGGCTCACCTTCGCCGAGCACGAGGGCTGGTGGCTGCACGGCGACAAGGACCTCGCCGACCTCGCCGCCCAGCTGACCGCCGCACCCCGCATCGTCGTCGACCGCCAGCCGGACGCGGGCCACAACATCAGCCTCGGCTGGGCGGCCCGCTCCTACCACCTGCGCACGCTCGCCTTCCTGGAGGACTGCATCACCAGGGCGGGACGCGATGCCTGA
- a CDS encoding MFS transporter produces the protein MTSTFAHPFRSLAVRNFRLFAAGQVVSVAGTWMMVVAQDWIVLGLADNSGTALGVVTALQFTPLLLLTLYGGRLADRYDKRLLLTCANLASGVLALVLALLAFADAVQLWHIWLCAFGLGVVNAVEVPTRMSFVSELVGPELLPNASALSAAYFNTARVVGPALAGLLITGFGTGWVMLFNSVSYLATVIGLRMMRPGELLLGARQETRPRVVDGLKYVAGRPDLKLPLALVGVISLFGLNFQLTLPLYAKTVFDADAASFGLLTTGFAAGSLIAAFATTARRSRPSSRLVVGAALVFAALETVAGWAPNFPAAIVLLSLTGGATIFFVQAVNHRVQLGSDPRYRGRVMALYTLILQGSTPLGSLLIGWLAEHLGARSGFYVGGLVSLAAALTALAYDRRGGRVEPVGEPEGDPEQGGPLHEAVRR, from the coding sequence ATGACCAGCACCTTCGCCCATCCCTTCCGCTCCCTGGCGGTCCGCAACTTCCGGCTGTTCGCGGCCGGGCAGGTCGTCTCCGTCGCGGGCACCTGGATGATGGTCGTGGCCCAGGACTGGATCGTCCTGGGCCTGGCCGACAACTCCGGCACCGCCCTCGGCGTCGTCACCGCGCTCCAGTTCACGCCGCTGCTGCTGCTCACCCTGTACGGCGGGCGCCTCGCCGACCGCTACGACAAGCGGCTCCTGCTCACCTGCGCCAATCTGGCGTCCGGTGTGCTGGCCCTGGTCCTGGCGCTGCTGGCGTTCGCGGACGCCGTGCAGCTGTGGCACATCTGGCTGTGCGCGTTCGGCCTCGGGGTCGTCAACGCCGTAGAGGTGCCGACCCGGATGTCGTTCGTCAGCGAACTGGTCGGACCCGAACTGCTGCCGAACGCGTCGGCGTTGAGCGCCGCGTACTTCAACACCGCCCGGGTGGTCGGGCCCGCTCTCGCGGGGCTGCTCATCACCGGCTTCGGCACCGGCTGGGTGATGCTGTTCAACTCCGTCAGCTATCTGGCGACCGTGATCGGACTGCGGATGATGCGGCCCGGCGAGCTCCTGCTCGGCGCGCGGCAGGAGACCCGGCCGCGGGTGGTCGACGGGCTCAAGTACGTGGCCGGGCGCCCGGACCTGAAGCTGCCGCTCGCCCTCGTCGGGGTGATCTCGCTCTTCGGGCTCAACTTCCAGCTCACCCTGCCGCTGTACGCCAAGACCGTCTTCGACGCCGACGCGGCCTCGTTCGGGCTGCTCACCACCGGGTTCGCCGCGGGCTCGCTGATCGCCGCGTTCGCCACCACCGCGCGCCGCAGCCGCCCCTCCAGCCGGCTGGTGGTGGGCGCGGCGCTGGTCTTCGCGGCCCTGGAGACAGTGGCGGGCTGGGCGCCGAACTTCCCGGCCGCGATCGTGCTGCTCTCGCTCACCGGCGGCGCCACCATCTTCTTCGTCCAGGCCGTCAACCACCGCGTCCAGCTCGGCAGCGACCCGCGGTACCGGGGCCGGGTGATGGCGCTGTACACCCTGATCCTCCAGGGCTCGACCCCGCTGGGCTCGCTGCTCATCGGCTGGCTCGCCGAACACCTGGGCGCCCGCTCGGGCTTCTACGTGGGCGGTCTCGTCTCGCTGGCGGCCGCGCTCACCGCGCTGGCCTACGACCGGCGCGGCGGGCGCGTGGAGCCGGTCGGGGAGCCCGAGGGCGACCCGGAGCAGGGCGGCCCCCTCCACGAGGCGGTGCGCCGGTGA
- a CDS encoding 4'-phosphopantetheinyl transferase superfamily protein encodes MNATRTPLRAAPAAGRLHLLVFRPPAEEVAQVCPLMQALDEMEAARAASYVSARDRTQYVAAHATLRGLLAAYTGLEPGRIVLGRGAEPYGKPQLIDPPVPLHFNLSHSHGLIAIGVAAAPVGVDVQRVPSPEAVEMVLPRLHPQERAELRELPAAERTVAFARLWTRKEAYLKGLGTGLTRSPAADYLGDRNAQGRPHGWTVRNVPVQPGYAAAAALRNHPT; translated from the coding sequence GTGAACGCGACCCGTACGCCGCTGCGGGCGGCCCCCGCGGCCGGGCGGCTGCACCTGCTGGTGTTCCGGCCGCCCGCCGAGGAGGTGGCGCAGGTGTGCCCGCTGATGCAGGCGCTGGACGAGATGGAGGCGGCGCGTGCGGCCTCCTACGTCTCCGCCCGCGACCGCACCCAGTACGTGGCCGCGCACGCCACCCTGCGCGGCCTGCTCGCCGCGTACACCGGCCTCGAACCCGGCCGGATCGTGCTCGGCCGCGGCGCGGAGCCGTACGGGAAGCCGCAGTTGATCGATCCGCCCGTGCCGCTCCACTTCAACCTCTCGCACAGCCACGGCCTGATCGCCATCGGGGTCGCGGCGGCTCCGGTGGGCGTCGACGTCCAGCGCGTCCCGTCGCCCGAGGCCGTCGAGATGGTGCTGCCCCGGCTGCACCCGCAGGAGCGCGCCGAACTGCGCGAACTGCCCGCGGCCGAGCGGACGGTGGCGTTCGCCCGGCTGTGGACCCGCAAGGAGGCCTATCTCAAGGGCCTGGGCACCGGACTCACCCGCTCACCCGCGGCGGACTACCTGGGCGACCGCAACGCCCAGGGCCGCCCGCACGGCTGGACGGTGCGCAACGTGCCCGTACAGCCGGGCTACGCCGCCGCGGCCGCGCTCCGCAACCACCCGACGTGA
- a CDS encoding acyl-CoA carboxylase subunit beta, translated as MPTTPTTQSSAEVSDRLDELSERKEQAVRGPSDKATEAQHAKGKLTARERIELLLDKGSFTEVEQLRRHRATGFGLEAKKPYTDGVITGWGTVEGRTVFVYAHDFRIFGGALGEAHASKIHKLMDMAIAAGAPLVSLNDGAGARIQEGVSALAGYGGIFQRNTKASGVIPQISVMLGPCAGGAAYSPALTDFVFMVRETSQMFITGPDVVQAVTGEEISQNGLGGADVHAGVSGVAHFAYDDEETCLAEVRYLLSMLPSNNREMPPLAQTSDPVDREGAALLDLVPADGNRSYDVRGVIEELVDDGEYMEIHAAWAPNLVVALARLDGHVVGIVANQPSAMAGVLDIKASEKGARFVQFCDSFSIPLITLVDVPGFLPGVDQEHDGIIRRGAKLLYAYCNATVPRISVVLRKAYGGAYIVMDSRSIGADLSFAWPTNEIAVMGAEGAANVVFRREIAAAEDPDAMRRQKIDEYKNELVHPYFAAERGLVDDVIDPRETRSVLCRSVAMLIAKDAELPRRKHGNPPQ; from the coding sequence ATGCCGACCACGCCGACCACACAGTCCTCCGCCGAGGTCTCCGACCGGCTGGACGAACTCAGCGAACGCAAGGAACAGGCCGTCCGCGGCCCGAGCGACAAGGCGACCGAGGCGCAGCACGCCAAGGGCAAGCTGACCGCGCGCGAGCGGATCGAACTCCTCCTGGACAAGGGCAGCTTCACCGAGGTCGAGCAGCTCCGGCGGCACCGCGCCACCGGCTTCGGCCTGGAGGCCAAGAAGCCGTACACGGACGGTGTCATCACCGGCTGGGGCACGGTCGAGGGCCGTACGGTCTTCGTCTACGCCCATGACTTCCGCATCTTCGGCGGCGCCCTGGGCGAGGCCCACGCCTCCAAGATCCACAAGTTGATGGACATGGCCATCGCGGCCGGCGCGCCGCTGGTGTCCCTGAACGACGGCGCCGGCGCCCGTATCCAGGAGGGCGTCTCGGCGCTCGCGGGCTACGGCGGCATCTTCCAGCGCAACACCAAGGCCAGCGGGGTGATCCCGCAGATCAGCGTGATGCTGGGGCCGTGCGCGGGCGGCGCGGCGTACTCGCCCGCGCTGACCGACTTCGTCTTCATGGTCCGCGAGACCTCGCAGATGTTCATCACCGGCCCGGACGTGGTCCAGGCGGTGACCGGCGAGGAGATCTCGCAGAACGGGCTCGGCGGCGCGGACGTGCACGCCGGGGTCTCGGGCGTGGCGCACTTCGCGTACGACGACGAGGAGACCTGCCTCGCCGAGGTCCGCTATCTGCTGTCGATGCTCCCGTCCAACAACCGGGAGATGCCGCCGCTGGCGCAGACCTCGGACCCGGTGGACCGCGAGGGCGCGGCGCTGCTCGACCTGGTGCCCGCCGACGGCAACCGCTCGTACGACGTGCGCGGGGTCATCGAGGAGCTCGTCGACGACGGCGAGTACATGGAGATCCACGCGGCCTGGGCGCCCAACCTGGTGGTGGCCCTGGCCCGGCTCGACGGCCACGTCGTCGGGATCGTCGCCAACCAGCCCTCCGCCATGGCGGGCGTCCTGGACATCAAGGCGAGCGAGAAGGGCGCGCGGTTCGTCCAGTTCTGCGACTCCTTCAGCATCCCGCTGATCACCCTCGTCGACGTCCCCGGGTTCCTGCCGGGCGTCGACCAGGAGCACGACGGCATCATCCGGCGCGGCGCGAAGCTGCTGTACGCGTACTGCAACGCCACCGTCCCCCGTATCTCGGTGGTGCTGCGCAAGGCGTACGGCGGTGCCTACATCGTGATGGACTCGCGCTCGATCGGTGCCGACCTCTCGTTCGCCTGGCCCACCAACGAGATCGCGGTGATGGGCGCCGAGGGCGCGGCGAACGTGGTCTTCCGCCGGGAGATCGCCGCCGCCGAGGACCCCGACGCGATGCGCAGGCAGAAGATCGACGAGTACAAGAACGAGCTGGTGCACCCCTACTTCGCGGCGGAGCGGGGTCTGGTCGACGACGTCATCGACCCGCGCGAGACCCGCTCGGTGCTGTGCCGCTCGGTCGCGATGCTCATCGCCAAGGACGCCGAACTGCCCCGCCGCAAGCACGGCAACCCGCCCCAGTAG
- a CDS encoding acyl-CoA carboxylase epsilon subunit translates to MSEMTQITEPATEPAEPAEMTLEHCRELLRVERGNPDPEELAALAALFFAHFSAMEARAEAARVMIPRQRRSASWRRTDRATGFDGPRTWRAGGPVLA, encoded by the coding sequence ATGAGCGAGATGACCCAGATCACCGAGCCCGCCACCGAGCCGGCCGAGCCTGCCGAGATGACCCTGGAGCACTGCCGTGAGCTGCTGAGAGTGGAACGCGGTAATCCGGATCCGGAGGAACTGGCGGCGCTGGCCGCGCTGTTCTTCGCGCACTTCTCGGCCATGGAGGCCCGGGCGGAGGCGGCCCGGGTGATGATCCCGAGGCAGCGCCGCTCCGCGAGCTGGCGCCGCACCGACCGGGCGACGGGCTTCGACGGCCCGCGCACCTGGCGGGCGGGCGGCCCGGTGCTCGCCTGA
- a CDS encoding response regulator transcription factor produces MTRGGGMTQSSSEAVLEPHIPVQRGPGGPHLIEEGVSEAVRRVAGLSRGRRILVVDSDVDGAESLVCRLRRHGHEAIGVKSGSTALQAYEDVDLVLLDLELPDLDGLEVCRAIRSVSGIPVIIVTARGSELDCVLGLQAGADDYVVKPYGFRELMARIEAVMRRARFQPPVAREILHGRLRIDVSSREVSLDGREVGLTRKEFDLLCLLASHPDTVIPRKRLLQQVWGDSWSRRTVDTHVSSLRGKLGDSGWIITVRGVGFKLGNG; encoded by the coding sequence ATGACTCGCGGGGGAGGCATGACTCAGAGTTCGTCAGAGGCAGTGCTGGAGCCTCATATACCTGTCCAGCGTGGTCCAGGGGGACCACACCTGATCGAAGAGGGCGTGTCGGAAGCGGTGCGCAGGGTGGCCGGCCTCTCCCGGGGCCGGCGGATCCTCGTGGTCGACAGCGACGTCGACGGCGCGGAGTCCCTGGTGTGCCGACTGCGCAGGCACGGCCACGAGGCCATCGGCGTGAAGAGCGGCAGCACCGCGCTGCAGGCGTACGAGGACGTCGATCTCGTCCTGCTCGACCTCGAACTTCCTGACCTGGACGGCCTGGAGGTCTGCCGGGCCATCCGCTCGGTCAGCGGCATCCCGGTGATCATCGTGACGGCCCGCGGCTCCGAGCTCGACTGCGTCCTCGGCCTCCAGGCCGGCGCGGACGACTATGTGGTCAAGCCCTACGGTTTCCGGGAATTAATGGCACGGATCGAAGCCGTCATGCGTCGCGCGAGGTTCCAGCCGCCTGTTGCCAGAGAGATCTTGCACGGGCGGTTGCGCATTGACGTGAGCTCCCGCGAGGTGAGCCTGGACGGCCGCGAGGTGGGGCTGACCCGCAAGGAATTCGATCTGCTCTGCCTGCTCGCCTCCCATCCGGACACGGTCATTCCGCGTAAGCGTCTGCTCCAGCAGGTCTGGGGCGACTCCTGGTCGCGCCGCACTGTCGACACCCATGTCAGCAGTCTTCGCGGCAAACTGGGCGACAGCGGATGGATCATTACCGTGCGCGGGGTCGGTTTCAAGCTGGGCAACGGGTGA
- a CDS encoding GNAT family N-acetyltransferase translates to MTWKIERVEGADLDLEEVLEVYRSSGLGERRPIEDVTRFAAMVRNANLVVVARAEGRLIGIARSISDFSYATYLSDIAVSGDYQRSGIGRALIDATQKEAPQAKVILLSAPAAVDYYPHIGFTQHNSAWVLNP, encoded by the coding sequence GTGACCTGGAAGATTGAGCGTGTGGAGGGTGCGGACCTGGACCTGGAGGAGGTCCTTGAGGTCTACCGCTCCTCCGGGCTCGGTGAGCGCCGTCCGATCGAGGACGTGACGCGGTTCGCCGCGATGGTGCGCAACGCCAATCTCGTGGTCGTGGCCCGGGCGGAGGGCAGGCTCATCGGCATCGCCCGCAGCATCTCCGACTTCAGCTACGCGACGTACCTCTCGGACATCGCGGTGAGCGGCGACTACCAGCGCTCGGGCATCGGCCGGGCGCTGATCGACGCCACGCAGAAGGAGGCCCCGCAGGCCAAGGTCATCCTGCTGTCGGCGCCGGCCGCGGTGGACTACTACCCGCACATCGGCTTCACCCAGCACAACTCCGCCTGGGTCCTCAACCCGTAG